Proteins from a single region of Ziziphus jujuba cultivar Dongzao chromosome 1, ASM3175591v1:
- the LOC107406254 gene encoding probable ADP-ribosylation factor GTPase-activating protein AGD13: MNRPLELGRPASGKRRLKDLLLQKDNRNCADCGASDPKWASANIGVFICLKCCGVHRSLGTHISKVLSVTLDEWSDEEIDAMIEVGGNSSANSIYEAFIPEGINKPAPDASHEERSKFIRSKYELQEFLKPSLRILSSNSKKSSLQASLSRKIMDSFRSSNSSQKLEGMVEFIGLLKVKVIKGTNLAIRDMMSSDPYVILNLGQQSAQTTVMKSNLNPVWNEELMLSVPQHYGPLKLRVFDHDTFSADDIMGEAEIDLQPLITSAIAFGDAGMFGNMQIGKWLKSHDNALIDDSTVNIIDGKVKQEVLLKLQNVESGEMELELEWMPLDQ; encoded by the exons ATGAATCGTCCATTGGAACTTGGAAGGCCTGCCTCAG gcaaaagaagattaaaagatttattactACAAAAAGACAATCGCAATTGTGCCGACTGTGGTGCTTCAGATCCTAAATGGGC GTCAGCTAACATAGGAgtctttatatgcttaaaatgtTGTGGGGTGCATAGGAGTCTCGGAACACATATATCAAAG GTTTTGTCTGTGACACTGGATGAGTGGTCTGATGAAGAAATTGATGCGATGATTGAAGTTGGAGGAAATTCTTCAGCTAACTCAATTTATGAGGCTTTTATTCCTGAAGGAATCAATAAGCCTGCACCCGATGCCAGTCACGAAGAGCGTTCAAAATTTATCCG ATCAAAATATGAGCTTCAAGAATTCTTGAAACCTAGCTTGCGGATTTTGTCCAGTAATTCTAAGAAGAGCTCCCTTCAAGCAAGTCTTTCTAGGAAGATTATGGATAGTTTTCGAAGTTCAAATTCGTCACAAAAATTG GAAGGCATGgttgaatttattggattattgAAGGTAAAAGTGATTAAAGGCACAAATTTAGCTATCAGAGATATGATGTCAAGTGATCCTTATGTCATCTTGAATCTTGGGCAGCAG TCTGCTCAAACAACTGTAATGAAGAGCAACTTGAATCCAGTCTGGAATGAGGAACTCATGCTTTCAGTTCCTCAGCATTATGGACCTTTAAAGTTG CGGGTTTTTGATCACGACACCTTCTCTGCTGATGATATAATGGGAGAAGCGGAGATCGATCTTCAACCCTTGATAACGTCCGCAATTGCATTTGGAGATGCAGGAATGTTTGGCAACATGCAGATTGGAAAATGGTTGAAATCCCATGACAATGCCCTTATAGATGATAGTACTGTCAACATTATTGATGGAAAGGTAAAACAGGAGGTTTTACTGAAGCTCCAGAATGTGGAATCTGGAGAAATGGAGCTAGAACTAGAGTGGATGCCTCTTGACCAATAG